The following are encoded in a window of Leucoraja erinacea ecotype New England unplaced genomic scaffold, Leri_hhj_1 Leri_186S, whole genome shotgun sequence genomic DNA:
- the LOC129716208 gene encoding endonuclease 8-like 3 yields the protein NLPQGNTLVTWAQSSPDQSTDTIAKQEEEEWTCQLCTLINAPAAKSCDACLTQRPAKTASPQKFGFDTNFIKYQCNNFGKPLVELRLNRRAAFGVTTLVLTSLRSSQKSPASCSSAGNEVKGNTLSPDGNPSFLAVVENCSANTLNSNHQIKSSCNKFANQATGNSTSSSYTDRSFCQPPKRLKKDHHFNTNSAVSDFSYADKSNCLKLNLRGSDNVNEGKGPAASPETPHCKKHSRPCELRVVRKEGDNKGRQFYTCSLPRDYQCDYFQWADLHFPICNHGTRCIMRTVLKLGPNNGRNFYVCSRGMNKQCDFFLWAENGFKIPAGC from the exons TAATCTCCCTCAAGGGAATACCCTGGTCACTTGGGCACAGAGCTCTCCAGATCAGTCTACTGATACCATTGCCAAACAAGAAGAGGAAGAATGGACGTGTCAGCTTTGTACGCTAATCAATGCACCAGCAGCCAAGTCATGTGATGCCTGTTTAACACAGAGGCCTGCCA agaCAGCATCACCTCAGAAGTTTGGTTTTGATACGAATTTCATAAAGTACCAATGTAACAACTTTGGTAAACCCCTCGTGGAATTGAGGCTCAATCGCAGAGCAGCGTTTGGTGTGACGACACTGGTCCTGACGTCACTAAGGAGCTCCCAGAAGAGTCCTGCGTCCTGTTCCTCTGCAGGAAATGAAGTGAAAGGGAACACGTTATCACCAGATGGGAATCCTTCATTTCTCGCCGTGGTTGAGAATTGCTCTGCAAATACGTTGAATTCAAACCATCAGATAAAAAGTAGTTGTAATAAATTTGCCAATCAGGCGACTGGCAATTCAACGTCATCTAGTTATACCGACCGTTCATTTTGTCAGCCTCCCAAAAGATTGAAGAAGGACCATCATTTCAACACAAATTCTGCAGTTTCTGACTTCAGTTATGCCGATAAATCTAACTGTTTAAAGTTAAACCTCAG GGGCTCTGATAATGTGAATGAGGGTAAAGGCCCGGCTGCAAGCCCTGAAACTCCACACTGCAAAAAACACAGTCGTCCCTGTGAACTGAGAGTAGTCAGAAAAGAGGGTGACAATAAAGGGAGGCAATTCTACACTTGCTCCCTGCCACGGGATTATCAGTGCGACTATTTTCAG TGGGCTGATTTACATTTTCCGATCTGCAATCATGGAACGCGATGTATCATGAGGACCGTGCTGAAACTCGGTCCCAATAACGGACGCAACTTTTACGTTTGCTCGCGAGGAATGAACAAACAGTGTGATTTCTTTCTGTGGGCAGAGAATGGATTTAAGATCCCTGCCGGCTGCTGA